One genomic region from Rhodoligotrophos appendicifer encodes:
- a CDS encoding EamA family transporter — MPNALYMTVHYGLTSSLLDMDTLTFAAILAAAFMHAAWNAMIKIGLDRFMSMALMGTCMGGIALALTPFFPLPAPESWPFIIASILCHIGYNLTLVRAYGLGDLGQIYPLARGTAPLSVALFGAFVLAEALPPLGWIGILVLVGGVWLMSFKGGREKAQLHRHAVVSALFVSGFISAYTILDGIGGRASGSASGYTLWLLGLEGVVMVAIALAVRGPKAIIKLRGVWVSGLIAGALSLSAYWIAIWAMTRAPIAAVAALRETSILFALAISVIALKEPLTRWRTAAAIMIVAGAAVLRLV, encoded by the coding sequence ATGCCCAATGCACTGTATATGACAGTTCATTACGGTCTCACGAGTAGCCTTCTCGACATGGATACCCTGACATTCGCCGCGATCCTGGCTGCTGCCTTCATGCATGCCGCCTGGAACGCCATGATCAAGATCGGGCTCGATCGGTTCATGTCCATGGCGCTGATGGGGACCTGCATGGGGGGAATCGCCCTGGCGCTGACGCCATTCTTCCCTTTGCCCGCGCCTGAGTCCTGGCCGTTCATCATTGCCTCGATCCTCTGTCATATAGGCTACAACCTCACTCTCGTCCGTGCTTACGGGCTGGGGGACCTCGGTCAGATCTATCCGCTCGCAAGAGGAACGGCGCCGCTGTCGGTCGCCTTGTTCGGCGCTTTCGTCTTGGCAGAGGCGCTGCCGCCGCTGGGCTGGATCGGAATTCTCGTCCTGGTTGGTGGCGTCTGGCTCATGTCCTTCAAAGGCGGGCGGGAGAAGGCGCAACTCCACCGCCATGCCGTGGTCTCAGCGCTGTTCGTCTCCGGATTCATCTCCGCCTATACCATCCTCGACGGGATCGGCGGCCGGGCGTCCGGCAGCGCCTCGGGATACACACTCTGGCTGCTCGGGCTCGAGGGTGTCGTCATGGTCGCCATCGCGCTTGCCGTCCGGGGACCAAAAGCCATCATCAAGCTGCGCGGGGTGTGGGTCTCCGGACTGATCGCGGGAGCGCTCTCACTGTCGGCCTATTGGATCGCGATCTGGGCCATGACCCGCGCTCCCATCGCCGCCGTTGCCGCATTGCGGGAAACCAGCATCCTGTTCGCCCTGGCCATCTCCGTGATCGCACTCAAGGAGCCCTTGACGCGCTGGCGCACGGCCGCAGCCATCATGATCGTCGCCGGCGCTGCCGTTCTCCGTCTCGTGTAA
- a CDS encoding ABC transporter permease subunit — protein sequence MRNRSIFLMTALILGFAFLYIPIFSLIFYSFNAARLATVWGGFSTKWYFELFKNEQIIDAAILSLQIATVSATVATVFGTMAGIVLTRFGRFRGRTLFTGMITAPLVMPDVITGLSLLLLFVAMELTFGWPSGRGATTIGIAHITFSMAYVAVIVQSRLAAMDESLEEAAMDLGSRPFRVLIDITLPLIAPAMLAGWLLAFTLSLDDLVIASFTSGPGASTLPMVIYSKVRLGVTPDINALATIIITVVTVGVIIAGIAMHRREKQRLRDMQMAASGNS from the coding sequence ATGAGGAACCGATCCATCTTCCTCATGACGGCTTTGATCCTCGGCTTCGCCTTTCTCTACATCCCGATTTTCTCGCTCATCTTCTATTCTTTCAACGCCGCCCGGCTCGCCACCGTATGGGGCGGTTTCTCCACCAAATGGTATTTCGAGCTCTTCAAGAACGAACAGATTATCGACGCAGCAATCTTGAGCCTTCAGATTGCGACAGTAAGCGCCACGGTCGCCACTGTGTTCGGCACCATGGCAGGCATCGTGCTCACCCGCTTCGGCCGCTTCCGCGGCCGCACCCTGTTCACGGGAATGATCACCGCGCCGCTCGTGATGCCGGACGTCATCACCGGCTTGTCGCTGCTCCTGCTTTTCGTGGCGATGGAGCTGACCTTCGGCTGGCCGTCCGGCCGGGGGGCCACCACCATCGGAATTGCGCATATCACGTTCTCCATGGCCTATGTGGCCGTGATCGTGCAATCCAGGCTTGCCGCTATGGACGAGAGCCTGGAAGAGGCCGCCATGGATCTCGGCAGCCGGCCCTTCCGGGTACTCATCGACATCACCTTGCCCCTGATTGCCCCGGCGATGCTCGCTGGCTGGCTTCTGGCATTCACCCTGTCGCTGGACGATCTCGTCATTGCGAGCTTTACATCTGGCCCGGGCGCGAGCACCTTGCCCATGGTCATTTATTCGAAAGTCAGACTAGGCGTGACACCCGACATCAATGCGCTCGCAACGATCATCATCACAGTGGTGACGGTCGGCGTGATCATCGCCGGCATCGCGATGCATCGTCGTGAGAAGCAGCGGCTCAGAGACATGCAGATGGCGGCTTCGGGGAACTCGTGA
- a CDS encoding malonyl-CoA decarboxylase encodes MNVSFFRELLDTIVDRGRALTNLTLSSNDSNAEAVDLGRQLLSRRGESTGAVLAQRILNAYASLPKEGRLAFFTMLATDLAPDVARVLAAAAAYSEEQTPQRLQQLSASIEPPRQEFFRRLNLAPGGTSAIVGMRADLLDLLKEHPELRPVDEDIVHLFGSWFNRGFLVLRRIDWSTPANILEKIIQYEAVHEIHGWDDLKRRLDPQDRRCYAFFHPSLIDEPLIFVEVALVHQIEGSIEDLIRAETAAVTETPNTAVFYSISNCQKGLAGISFGNFLIKQVVTDLSREIPSLKTFVTLSPVPGFKAWLDGEREAEASQVIGAAEAETLSLMDQEGWYNDTEAVRLLKPLLCELGAHYFVREKRANGQPLDPVARFHLGNGARLERINWPGDLSPRGLAQAAGLMVNYLYDLKDIEKNHEAYAEQGKVVSSSAVTKLARTERSRRSLVPAS; translated from the coding sequence ATGAATGTCTCTTTCTTCCGCGAACTGCTCGATACGATCGTCGACAGAGGGCGGGCACTCACCAATCTGACCCTAAGCTCCAACGACTCGAACGCCGAGGCCGTGGATCTGGGCAGGCAATTGCTCTCCCGCCGGGGTGAGTCGACGGGTGCCGTTCTGGCCCAACGGATCCTCAATGCCTATGCGTCGCTTCCGAAGGAAGGACGGCTTGCCTTCTTCACCATGCTGGCAACCGATCTCGCTCCTGATGTCGCCCGCGTGCTGGCGGCGGCTGCTGCTTATTCGGAGGAACAGACGCCACAGCGACTGCAGCAGCTCAGCGCATCAATCGAGCCGCCGCGGCAGGAGTTCTTTCGCCGCCTCAATCTCGCGCCGGGGGGCACCTCCGCTATCGTCGGCATGCGCGCCGATCTGCTGGATCTGCTCAAGGAGCATCCAGAACTCAGGCCGGTCGATGAGGACATCGTTCATCTGTTCGGCTCATGGTTCAATCGAGGCTTCCTGGTCCTGCGGCGGATCGATTGGTCGACGCCCGCGAACATTCTGGAGAAAATCATCCAGTATGAGGCGGTGCACGAGATTCATGGTTGGGACGACCTGAAGCGGAGGCTCGATCCCCAAGACCGCCGCTGCTACGCCTTCTTCCATCCCTCGCTGATCGACGAGCCGCTGATCTTCGTGGAAGTCGCCCTGGTTCACCAGATCGAAGGATCCATCGAGGATCTGATAAGAGCCGAGACCGCCGCCGTTACCGAAACGCCCAATACGGCAGTCTTCTACTCGATCTCGAACTGCCAGAAGGGACTTGCCGGCATTTCTTTCGGAAATTTCCTGATCAAGCAGGTGGTGACCGACCTTTCCCGCGAGATCCCCTCGCTGAAGACATTCGTCACGCTGTCGCCGGTCCCGGGGTTCAAGGCCTGGCTGGACGGCGAGCGGGAGGCCGAGGCATCTCAGGTCATCGGCGCTGCCGAGGCAGAGACGCTGAGCCTGATGGATCAGGAGGGCTGGTACAACGACACCGAAGCGGTGCGCCTGCTGAAGCCTTTGCTGTGCGAGCTGGGCGCGCATTATTTCGTGCGGGAGAAGCGTGCGAACGGACAGCCGCTCGATCCTGTGGCGCGGTTTCATCTTGGCAATGGCGCCCGGCTGGAGCGGATCAACTGGCCGGGGGATCTTTCCCCGCGCGGACTGGCGCAGGCCGCGGGCCTGATGGTCAATTATCTCTATGACCTCAAAGACATCGAGAAAAATCACGAGGCCTATGCGGAGCAGGGAAAGGTGGTCAGTTCCAGTGCCGTCACCAAGCTGGCCAGGACCGAGCGTTCCCGCCGTTCACTCGTACCGGCCAGCTGA
- a CDS encoding HdeD family acid-resistance protein produces the protein MAHTDVVASNRGWFLTLGIVLLVVGVFSVLFPFILTLTAEILVGIGLTAGGLALLFHSFSERNWSGFFWELLMGVLYLVGGLYFLFNPLGGIIAFTMALAAIFIVDGVFRILLGLKARPHSGAIWLIFGGVVSIVLGGMIWANLPGSAIWAIGMLLGINLAFAGASFIALGTSAYAPK, from the coding sequence ATGGCCCATACCGATGTTGTTGCTTCAAACCGTGGATGGTTTCTCACTCTCGGCATCGTGTTGCTGGTGGTTGGGGTCTTCTCCGTCCTCTTTCCCTTCATCCTGACGCTGACCGCAGAAATCCTCGTCGGCATCGGCCTCACGGCGGGCGGTCTCGCCCTGTTGTTTCATTCTTTCAGCGAACGGAATTGGAGCGGCTTCTTCTGGGAGCTGTTGATGGGTGTCCTGTATCTCGTCGGCGGGCTCTATTTTCTATTCAATCCCCTGGGCGGGATCATCGCCTTCACTATGGCGCTGGCGGCCATCTTCATCGTCGATGGCGTGTTCCGCATCCTGTTGGGTCTCAAGGCGCGGCCGCATAGCGGGGCGATCTGGCTGATCTTCGGAGGCGTCGTGTCCATCGTCCTAGGGGGCATGATCTGGGCCAATCTGCCGGGATCCGCCATATGGGCGATCGGCATGCTCCTCGGAATCAACCTGGCCTTCGCCGGTGCCAGCTTCATCGCGCTGGGCACCTCCGCCTACGCTCCAAAATAA
- a CDS encoding NAD(P)-dependent oxidoreductase, protein MSLPRIGFLGTGIMGGHMARRLSEAGYPVTAWNRTAAKAAALEANGVSCVSHPRDVAMAAEAVIVMLNDGPTCDEILFEEGVASAMPAGAMVVVMASIPVETAKLQAERLAPMGLHYLDAPVSGGEGGARDGTLAIMVGGAREDFTRTEPMFNVLGRPTLVGPVGSGELAKLANQIIVANTIATVAEAILFAERGGADPTAVRQALMGGFADSTILKIHGARMIDRNFVPGGKGKIQLKDCRTAMALARSIGLDLPVSEMVTELFAEMVENGGADTDHSGLYLELARRNGLVSGE, encoded by the coding sequence ATGAGCCTGCCCCGGATCGGCTTTCTCGGCACCGGCATCATGGGCGGCCATATGGCCCGCCGCCTGAGCGAGGCTGGTTACCCCGTCACCGCCTGGAACCGCACGGCAGCGAAAGCCGCTGCCCTGGAAGCCAACGGGGTTTCATGCGTGTCTCACCCACGAGATGTGGCCATGGCGGCGGAGGCCGTCATCGTCATGTTGAATGACGGACCGACCTGCGACGAAATCCTGTTCGAAGAAGGCGTGGCATCGGCCATGCCTGCCGGCGCGATGGTGGTCGTCATGGCATCGATTCCGGTGGAGACGGCGAAACTCCAAGCCGAGCGCTTAGCGCCCATGGGTCTGCATTACCTGGATGCGCCGGTCTCTGGCGGCGAAGGCGGCGCCCGTGATGGCACCTTGGCGATCATGGTCGGAGGCGCGAGAGAGGATTTCACGCGCACCGAACCAATGTTCAATGTTCTGGGTCGCCCCACGCTGGTTGGCCCGGTCGGATCCGGTGAACTGGCGAAATTGGCAAACCAGATCATCGTCGCGAATACGATCGCGACCGTCGCCGAGGCTATTCTTTTCGCCGAGCGCGGAGGTGCGGACCCCACGGCCGTGCGCCAAGCGCTGATGGGAGGCTTTGCGGACTCGACGATCCTCAAAATTCATGGGGCCCGGATGATCGACCGGAACTTCGTGCCCGGTGGAAAGGGCAAGATTCAGCTTAAGGATTGCCGTACCGCCATGGCTTTAGCTCGCAGCATCGGCCTTGACCTGCCGGTATCGGAGATGGTGACCGAGCTGTTTGCGGAAATGGTCGAAAATGGCGGCGCCGATACGGACCATTCTGGGCTGTATCTGGAGTTGGCGCGCCGCAATGGCCTGGTGAGCGGAGAATAA
- a CDS encoding heavy metal translocating P-type ATPase has protein sequence MDHGQGRTCCDGGSQNSAVAIDPVCGMKVTIETARHVHEHDGQPYYFCSAGCRTKFMTDPDKYLGDRVEPEPAPPGTVYTCPMHPEIEQVGPGDCPICGMALEPKGIPDTAGPNPELIDFTRKFWLGLPFAVLLFVMEMGSHLGLPFREWLGPRSYNLAQLLLATPVVLWGGSTFFRRCWASLRSMNLNMWTLIGIGVGAAYLYSVVATLAPEIFPSGFRGHHGDVDVYFEAAAVITILVLLGQILELKARERTSGAIRALLDLAPPTARRVRPDGTDEDVPLAELHPGDRLRIRPGEKVPVDGTILEGASAIDESMLTGEPVPAEKQPGDAVTGGTLNRSGSFIMEARKVGADTVLSRIVALVADAQRSRAPIQRLADQFAGWFVPAVMTVALVAFVAWASWGPEPRLAYALVIAVSVLIIACPCALGLATPMAIMVGTGRGAQMGVLVKSAEALERLAETNVLVVDKTGTLTEGRPRLTDVIPAEGISEADLLGFAAGLEIGSEHPLAEAIVGGAKERNVTPVTVTSFDSVTGKGVKGVTGGRNIFLGNDVFMADQKVAISELSDRLDSLRAEGKTVMLLADDSRLLGLVAVADAIKETAPAAIRALQSEGLRIVMATGDNAVTAAAVAAKLGLDEVRAGVTPEGKVSLVKELQSQGFKVAMAGDGVNDAPALSAADVGIAMGTGSDIALESAGVTLVKGDLNGIVRARKLSRAVMRNIKENLFFAAIYNVLGVPVAAGVLYPMIGLLLSPMVAAAAMSLSSVSVIGNALRLRRVSL, from the coding sequence ATGGACCATGGCCAGGGAAGGACGTGCTGCGACGGCGGCAGTCAGAATTCTGCTGTTGCCATCGATCCGGTCTGCGGGATGAAGGTCACCATCGAGACTGCCCGCCATGTCCATGAGCATGACGGGCAACCCTATTATTTCTGCTCCGCCGGCTGCCGCACCAAATTCATGACCGATCCCGACAAATACCTGGGAGATCGGGTTGAGCCGGAGCCTGCACCGCCTGGGACGGTCTACACCTGCCCCATGCATCCCGAAATTGAGCAGGTTGGCCCGGGCGATTGCCCGATTTGCGGCATGGCTCTCGAACCCAAAGGCATTCCCGACACGGCGGGTCCTAACCCCGAACTGATCGACTTTACGCGCAAATTCTGGCTCGGCCTTCCCTTCGCAGTGCTTCTCTTCGTCATGGAGATGGGCAGCCATCTGGGACTGCCGTTTCGGGAATGGCTGGGCCCTCGGTCCTACAATCTGGCGCAGCTCCTTCTCGCCACGCCCGTCGTCTTGTGGGGAGGCTCGACCTTTTTCCGGCGCTGCTGGGCCTCACTCCGCAGCATGAACCTGAACATGTGGACGCTCATCGGGATCGGAGTGGGCGCCGCCTATCTCTACAGCGTGGTCGCCACCCTCGCACCGGAGATCTTCCCCTCGGGATTTCGCGGGCATCACGGCGATGTCGACGTCTATTTCGAGGCAGCGGCCGTCATCACCATTCTGGTTCTGCTGGGGCAGATCTTGGAGCTCAAGGCGCGGGAGCGGACCTCCGGCGCGATCCGTGCACTTCTGGACCTGGCGCCTCCAACGGCGCGCCGTGTTCGACCTGATGGGACGGATGAGGACGTGCCCCTGGCAGAGTTGCACCCGGGCGATAGGCTCCGGATCCGTCCTGGTGAGAAGGTCCCCGTCGATGGAACGATCCTGGAGGGAGCCTCAGCCATTGACGAATCCATGCTGACCGGCGAACCCGTCCCCGCCGAGAAACAACCAGGCGACGCGGTGACGGGGGGCACCCTGAACCGTTCCGGCTCCTTCATCATGGAAGCGCGCAAGGTGGGCGCCGATACGGTGCTGTCCCGCATCGTCGCACTGGTCGCCGACGCGCAACGCTCTCGGGCCCCCATCCAGCGACTGGCCGATCAATTCGCCGGCTGGTTCGTACCGGCGGTGATGACAGTGGCGCTGGTGGCTTTCGTGGCCTGGGCGAGTTGGGGCCCTGAGCCGCGATTGGCTTATGCGCTGGTGATAGCGGTGTCTGTGCTGATCATCGCCTGTCCCTGCGCCCTGGGACTGGCGACGCCTATGGCCATTATGGTCGGCACCGGCCGGGGCGCACAGATGGGCGTTCTCGTGAAGAGTGCCGAAGCACTCGAGCGGCTGGCAGAGACGAATGTCCTTGTTGTCGACAAGACCGGCACATTGACTGAGGGGCGCCCTCGCCTGACCGATGTCATACCGGCCGAGGGGATCTCCGAGGCCGACCTTCTCGGCTTCGCTGCCGGCCTCGAAATCGGTAGCGAGCATCCGCTTGCGGAAGCGATTGTCGGGGGTGCCAAAGAGCGGAATGTGACGCCCGTTACGGTGACGAGCTTCGATTCCGTCACCGGCAAGGGGGTCAAGGGGGTCACCGGGGGCCGCAACATCTTCCTGGGGAATGATGTGTTCATGGCCGACCAGAAGGTGGCCATCTCTGAATTGTCTGACCGACTGGACTCCCTTCGAGCGGAGGGCAAGACCGTGATGCTGTTGGCGGATGATAGCCGCCTCTTGGGTCTCGTGGCCGTTGCTGATGCCATAAAGGAGACTGCACCAGCGGCCATTCGGGCCTTGCAGTCGGAGGGCCTCCGCATCGTCATGGCAACGGGGGACAATGCGGTAACCGCAGCAGCCGTGGCCGCAAAGCTCGGGCTGGACGAGGTGCGGGCCGGCGTGACTCCCGAGGGGAAGGTATCGCTGGTGAAGGAGCTGCAGTCCCAGGGGTTCAAGGTAGCCATGGCGGGAGACGGCGTGAACGATGCACCGGCCCTCAGCGCTGCAGATGTCGGCATTGCCATGGGGACGGGGTCCGACATCGCGCTGGAGAGCGCTGGCGTAACCTTGGTGAAAGGCGACCTCAACGGCATCGTCCGCGCGCGCAAGCTCTCAAGAGCGGTCATGCGCAACATCAAGGAAAATCTGTTCTTCGCTGCCATCTATAACGTGCTTGGCGTACCCGTTGCGGCAGGCGTGCTCTATCCGATGATTGGATTGCTCCTGTCGCCCATGGTTGCGGCAGCGGCCATGAGCCTCTCCTCGGTCTCTGTGATCGGCAATGCTTTACGGCTGCGCCGCGTCAGTCTTTGA
- a CDS encoding A24 family peptidase translates to MSDKMIENPALLVFPLLVIIAALSDLLTMRIPNWISSALIIGFVVLGLLMGMTWQMVGAHLMTGVLALAVCFGLFSGGFLGGGDAKLIAAVSLWIGWTNAASFILATALFGGILAMMILSCRRFPLPASLMSQAWIQRIALGPGAIPYGIAIAMGALVVYPNTVWVHLAG, encoded by the coding sequence ATGAGCGATAAGATGATCGAGAACCCGGCGCTCCTGGTTTTCCCATTGCTGGTGATCATTGCCGCCCTGAGCGACCTTCTCACGATGCGAATCCCGAACTGGATCTCATCAGCGCTGATCATCGGCTTTGTCGTTCTTGGCCTCTTGATGGGCATGACTTGGCAAATGGTGGGCGCTCATCTTATGACGGGCGTCCTTGCCCTTGCCGTCTGCTTTGGATTGTTCAGTGGCGGATTTCTCGGAGGCGGCGATGCCAAGCTGATCGCCGCCGTGTCGCTGTGGATCGGCTGGACGAACGCTGCGTCGTTCATCCTTGCGACAGCATTGTTCGGCGGCATTCTGGCGATGATGATCCTGTCCTGCCGGCGCTTCCCGTTGCCGGCAAGCCTGATGAGCCAGGCTTGGATCCAGCGCATCGCCTTGGGCCCCGGCGCGATCCCTTATGGCATCGCTATCGCCATGGGCGCGCTTGTGGTTTATCCCAACACGGTGTGGGTTCATTTGGCTGGCTAG
- a CDS encoding DMT family transporter, which translates to MDESARRSRGILYMVIAFTMFSGLDASAKYLSANYPTIQIVFARYSVAFVYAVGYLFLTRTISHARARNLKLQVIRGMLLLGSTALNFLALRYLQLAETASISFSNPLWVCALSVPLLGEHVGPRRWMAVIVGFIGVLIIVRPGLSGFQPAALISVIAALLTALYQLATRKIAEYDSAETTLFYTAAVGTAVLIPVMPSVWVAPDTQGWMLMLLVGGIGGVGHQLLIHAHRLAPAPVLAPFSYSQIVFMVVFGYFIFNDVPDRWTIAGGLIVIGSGLYLFYRERQIKNRQKEMRSP; encoded by the coding sequence ATGGATGAATCTGCCCGCAGGAGCCGCGGCATCCTCTACATGGTGATTGCTTTCACCATGTTTTCGGGGCTCGACGCTTCTGCCAAATACCTGTCCGCGAACTACCCGACGATCCAGATCGTCTTCGCCCGCTACAGCGTGGCCTTCGTCTATGCGGTCGGCTACCTCTTCCTGACCCGGACCATTTCACATGCGCGAGCGCGCAATCTAAAGCTTCAGGTCATCCGCGGAATGCTCTTGCTGGGCTCCACCGCTCTGAACTTCCTGGCCTTGCGCTATCTGCAGCTCGCAGAAACCGCATCCATCTCCTTCTCGAATCCTCTGTGGGTGTGCGCGCTTTCTGTACCCCTTCTCGGCGAGCATGTGGGACCACGTCGTTGGATGGCCGTCATTGTCGGCTTCATCGGCGTGCTCATTATCGTCAGACCCGGCCTCAGCGGCTTTCAGCCGGCAGCTCTGATCTCGGTGATCGCGGCACTGCTTACCGCCCTCTACCAGTTGGCGACCCGGAAGATTGCTGAATATGACAGCGCCGAAACCACCCTGTTCTACACGGCTGCCGTGGGAACGGCCGTTCTCATACCGGTCATGCCCTCGGTCTGGGTCGCACCCGACACTCAGGGTTGGATGCTCATGCTGCTGGTGGGAGGCATCGGCGGCGTCGGTCACCAGCTCCTGATTCATGCCCATCGATTGGCCCCGGCACCAGTCCTGGCCCCCTTCTCCTACAGCCAGATCGTCTTCATGGTCGTCTTCGGCTATTTCATCTTCAACGATGTTCCCGATCGTTGGACGATCGCCGGCGGGTTAATCGTGATTGGCAGCGGCCTCTACCTTTTCTACCGTGAGAGGCAGATCAAGAACCGCCAAAAGGAAATGCGATCGCCATGA
- a CDS encoding Flp family type IVb pilin yields MSKFVKFLRDDSGSTPIEYGLIAAGISLAIIAVVFSMGSTLVTSFAEIRQELAGKTE; encoded by the coding sequence ATGTCGAAGTTCGTAAAGTTCTTGAGGGATGACTCCGGATCCACTCCTATCGAATACGGATTGATTGCAGCCGGCATCTCGCTGGCAATCATCGCGGTGGTCTTCAGCATGGGATCGACCCTTGTGACGTCATTCGCGGAAATCCGTCAGGAGCTGGCTGGCAAGACCGAGTGA